The region CATGCCTTTCTGTCGGTGAGGTCACGGCAGAGCTAGGTGGACACTCTCACCCATGGGCCCAGCCTCCAGGCAGACCATAGGACCTCTCATTCACACTAACTCTGAACACCCACCTGCCCTTTTATTCTTCTGCCTGGACCACCACTGTCTTCAGCCTGCTGGGAGTTGCACAGCATCTCTGGGAATGGGGAACTGCCTATGGCTGGGGTGTGCTGGTTTCCAGGTGAAACCTCCCTGAGACTGAGGGTGAACAGGTGGCCACATGAATCAAGAAGAGGTTGTGGGAACCCTGAGAGATCTGTGTAGGCTCTGACAATACCCACTTAATATCTTGAGGCCCAGAGCCTGTTTCCCATGCTCCCTCTTCATTGGAAGTTTGTGACCTCCTGTGGCCCCGAGCTTGCTTGCAGAGGCTGGGGCTCTCGGATTGTGGAGGCATCTTTAGGATCTGAGAAGCAGAAGGGCACATAAAGACTGGAGATGAGACTTCCCAGCCAGGATGTGAACTCCCAGAGTACGCTGAATTGACCCTGTCCCTCCTGACTCCTGTGTAGGGACTGCGTTATGCTGGGCCAGCCTCTTAGACGTTCCTCAGCATGTCCTTCCTACCCCAGGGCCTCAATATGCTGACTTCTGGCCCCGGGGAGTCATCTTTCCCATGGCTATTTATCTTAAGGTACCTGCCTTGTTTTAAGATAGGCTCTGCTCCAGGGTGTCCTTGCCTTGGACATTCTGCCCTGGAGCCTTTCAAGTTACCATATTTGTGACTATAGCTGAAGGATTTCCTGGGGACAGCTGAGAATGTCTGCTAGAAGCCTCAGACCATTTCCAATAGAGTGGTCACACTTGAGATTGGCCAGACTCACGGCCTGCCGATGTCTCCTTAGCGTTCTTCCCCTTTGATCtgagcctgcctcctcctcactcccGTCCATTACATCCTTCATAAGGCCCCTGGGTTACCAGCATGGGGCTCCCATCCACTTCACCATGGTGGCTAGTCTGTATGCTGGGGTGACCCTGACTGCTTTCTAGTTTTGTGCTTGCTACTGTGAAGTCAATGTGACCAGAATTCACTGCTGTGAACTCACACGCCCCTACATCCACAAAGGCTCTGCTTTCCTGGTCACTGCTGTGATGCCCCTTCATTCCTGCCCCTGAATCAAGAGTTGTAGCTCTTTCCAGTTTAAGGACTCTTTGGGAAACACAGGGTAGTAGTGGCTAGCTTGTACTCCGGCTAGCTTAGCAAGGGGGCTCTGAAGTGTTTCTCTTGTTGTATTAGTCTTCTGTATCATACTTGGTTTCCAAAACTGGAGGAGGGTTGGAGGGCTGGGTTTGTGTCTGGTGCCCACTTAGTGCTGGCTCTTCTGTGGCCACCTCCCCCGAGGGCCAGGAGTGGACTAGTGGGGCCTGCTGGTAGGCTACACTTATGTCCAACATGTGCACACTGCAGATCCCCAGCCTCAGCCACAGCGTTATCTCCCAGACAAGCTTCAGGGCTGAATACAAGGCGACAGGGGGCCCAGCAGTGTTCCAAAAGCCAGTGAAGTTCCAGGTGGATATCACCTACACTGAGGGTGGAGAGGCCCAGAAGGAGAATGGCATCTACTCAGTCACATTCACTTTACTCTCAGGTAAGCCAGACAACTTGGTGGCTGTGTTTCCTCCTTACTGGTTCTTCCAGTGCCTTGACTGCCAGTCTTTCCCCAGGCCCCAGTCGCCGTTTCAAGAGGGTGGTGGAGACCATCCAGGCCCAGCTGTTGAGCACCCATGACCAGCCATCAGCCCAGCACCTGTCAGGTGAGGTGTGGGCTCGGCATAGCATCTGTGGCTAGTACTGCCTGGATGGGAGGTCTGAGGACTGACATGGCCTCCTACTCTGACGGATGCCCACCTCCCTGCCCCGAGCAGTGCTGCACCCCTCAGGGAGCAGGGCCCCTCCCCGGGCATGGTGGGCTGCATCACACTGAAAGGCGCCTCTTGTCCACCGTAGAACCACCCCCGCCAGCGCCAGGACTAAGCTGGGGTGCTGGGCTTAAGGGCCAGAAGGTGGCCACCAGCTACGAGAGTAGCCTCTGACGCTGGCAGGTAAGGTGTCCGGCCTGCTgccggggaggggaggggctgcggGCAGGGCCTCCTGTAAGAGCCAGGCTTGTCCTAAGAGGGGCACCTTGTGCCTCCTTTCTTGGCCTGGCTCCAGATAGGCCTGCAGGCTCAGCACCCAGGCAGCTGGACATGAAGGTAGCCTGAGAAGGCTCTGGGAGTAGGGCCCAAGGCCCTGATCTTTGGGGCTCCCACTCCAGTACCCTACGAGGGTTGGGGCTCCCCACCTCAGTGCCACTGACCACCGGAACTATGCCTTAAGCAAGTTGGGGGTCTGAGGCTCTGGTCCCAGCAGGGTGCCCAAGAAAGGCACTAGGACTGCTGGTGCCtatgggaggaggcaggagctgtgcgTCTGGCCCtatgcataggcacacacatggggcCCATGTGTCAGAGTAATAGCTAGGATATAGTCTGGGCTATCTTTAGCAAAGGGACAGGCTGATGGTATATGGCATGGGGCTGTTTAGACAGTTCAGAAGTCTAGAAAAGATGGGCTGTGGCTCAGGGCCAGCTTCTCTGAGCCCTATTCCCAGCTTACTGTCTCCACAGCTGGGGCCTGTTAGAGTCacttcttgtgtgtatgtgtgtaggtccTTCCACCTGTTCTCATCTCATTCCATCCTCATTTCATTGCCTATAGATGTGCTCCCACCATGGGCCTCATTATCTCCTGGCAGGTGGGGCTGGAGTCCCCAGCAGCCCAGGGCTCATTCAGTTGTCCACTCTTCTTGGGAGAAGTGAGCAGGCAGGGCCAAGTGCACCTGGGGCACTGTACTTGAGTCAACCTTGTCTTCCTAGGGCTTTAGGCCTCCATcttggaaagaggaaaacaggATGGGCAATAGAAGTAGTCGGTAACCAAGGGCAAAGAATGATAGGCCGTGGCAGAGGCCGACCAGACTGTTCAGTTCAAGTAAAGCCAGGATCTAGCATGCTGCTGGGGTCCTGCTCACGGTAACCACTCAGACACTGCAGCCCTCCTGTGTTCCTGAATACTGGACAGGTCTCCATGCCCTATCTTGTGTGATGCTCTGTTAAAGCCCCACCCAGTGCCATCTCCCAGGTGTGGATCATATACACAGGACCCATCCACCAGTTCTACTCAGTCAACCCCAACAGAACTGGAGCCTACCCTTGAGACTGTTGGGCACCACCCATTCTTGGGTCTCAGCCTGTCCCCCAGATGCCCTCCCATTGTGTTCCTGTGTCCTGGACCCTTGTCCAGTGAGCTTGGACCTGCTTGGCCTGCTGGAGGTGAGCAAAAGTGCAGACCTCCATAATCCCTGGGGGCCATTCAGACAGGGGCTCCACTCaaggagaggaggctgggaacCTCCAGTGAGTAGGCCCAGTGGACATGCCCCACCGAGATCTGATGCCAGCAGGCCCAGCATAGTGGGAGAGGCAAGGGTAAATGGGAGCCAGTGAGGTACAGCAGAAGAGAATAGGACAAACCACTGCAAAGCAGGAGGCTTATCCAGCCCAGAGAAGACAGGCCCTGCAGAGAAAAGGGTCTTCAAAGCCAGTCTTCTGTCTTTGGCTGTTGGAGGGTGACCTTCCACTATCTGTCTTGTTCCTGCCCAGTTGTGGTCATAGGCCTCCTCTGACCTAGACCCTAGCTCTCAGCTGTGCCCCTTCCAAACTCTACACTTCCCTAGGCCTGCCTTTTCCATCACCCTGTCTCTGCAGGCTCAGCTCCTCTACTCCTGCCAGACACTATTCTTGGGTCTTGCCTACTCATAGCCCTGCTCCTCTATGAGCTCCAACTTCTCTGGACTCCATCTGCCCCTGGCTCCAGCCCTCTCAGGGCCCTACCCCACTCCCAGCCTGGCTGGTTGCAGGTGGCCAGCCAACCCGAGGTAGCAGGTGTGCAGCCtgttcactctctccctccctctttccattcTGTACTCCAGACACCACTAACTGTATGGAAGTGATGACGGGGCGACTTTCCAAATGTGGTAAGAACTCCTCATGCTCACTTGGCCCCCAGCCTGCCACCTCCACTGCGTGCCCCTACAACCTACCATGACTAGTGCTGTCCTATTGTGTCTGGCTGTTCTGGGTCCCCTGTGTATGTACAGGCATTGGACCACCCAACACCCCTGGGCCCCATCTTCTGCCAAGAATGGTCTTAGCCACTTATTTCTTCTTCCCTATTTCTACAGTCAAGCCAGGCAGAGGAGGGACTTCAGTGCTCAGAGCAGAAAAACATCCTCGTGCCTGAGGCCAATAGGGGTCCTACATGTAGCACTGCCCTGGAGGGCAAGGTGGACATCTGTCCACAGACTATGCCAGTCAGAGGAGGAGGGGTGAGCAGCACTGGGCTCAGATTAAGGTTAAGCAAGGAATGGAACTGAGGTATCCAATTGGTACACCTGGGTAGTGAGCACAGGCCCAGGAGGGTGGAGGGTCACCCATTACTTCTGTGCCCCCCGGGACCAGAAAtccagctgtggctgcctgtcCCCAGCTCCCTGCCTGCCCACCTACCATTCAtcctgtctgtctgctgctgAACTGTCTGTGCTAGCCAGGACCGGGCTCTCCCTGTATGCTGCTGGTCACTGGCACTGGCCACCCTTTCTGAGAGCAATCATTATCCACAAAGCACAGCCAACCCCAGGGATCCAACTCATCCCTGGCCATTCCATTGCTATCTCTACACCTGGGGTTGGCTAGCTCATGTGGCCCTGACACTTGGGAAGGAGACCCAGGACATTTGGGGCCACACTGAATGAGGGAGGAATCTCACTGCCTGTCCTGGGCCTCAGTTCTCAGAAGCAGCCCCCAAGTCCCATGCTGCTTTGGAGGTGTAGAAGTCCAAGGGTCTAtcacacagaaacagcctctcccACTGCATTGCTCCTGGCACTAGGAACCCCACTGGCCGCCTGCCTACCCTGCTTGCTACCTGCCTATCCTTGCTCTGCCATTCCATCTGACTTCATCTCgttgggtttttctttctcttgtcaaGGCCCCttcgttcatttgtttgttctttctctccttcccttcttctctccccttccccttttttcttttcttttctctctttttgtcttctgttctgTGTACCCAGGCACCCCATTGAGTAACTTCTTTGACGTAATTAAACAACTTTTTTCAGACGAGAAGAACGGGCAGGCGGCCCAGGCCCCCAGCACACCCGCCAAGCGGAGTGCCCACGGCCCCCTGGGTGACTCCGCGGCCGCTGGCCCTGGAGGGGACACCGAGTACCCGATGGGCAAGGACATGGCCAAGATGgggccgcccgccgcccgccgtgAGCAGCCTTAGACACTAGTCCctccccagcacagcacagcacagcacagcacagcacagcacagcacagcactgacTGTGGCCTTCTGCCGCCCTGTGTGGACCAGCCCCACCTGCCTGcccagaccttgtctcaagcctgggaggaaaggagagtggCCAGGGCGTGGCCCGCAGGCTGGGCTGCTGGGcttgctctcttttctctcttgcggtctctgtctctgcctgtctctgacagCATCGCTTGTTTCCGCTCTGATACCAGGAATTATCCCGAAAAGTTAACATGTCATCTCCACGAGGCCATCCTCTGTGCTGCGTGTGGACACTGGCTGAGCGAAGGCAGCTGCTGCggaccaccctccctcctcttcctcctcctgctgctgctgctgggcagaGAGGCTAGCCCACTGTCCACCACCTCTGCCTGTTCCCTGGCAGCTCCACATGGCCCAAGGGAGGAGGGTCTGTCTCCCAGGGGATTCCTTCTAGCCCAGGCACCCTGGACTCCCAGTGACCAGACCCTCAGCAGGGACAACATGTCCACCATCTTCCAGGGTAGGGGACCATGGTGGGTGAACAGTGGGAATGGATTGTCCTCCACGTCGCATTTGGAGGCCTTCTGGGCCACTCACCTCGCCTTTTCCACACTTTGGCCTTACCAGGGCCACCTCTTCTCATCTGCATCCATTGCTCCACCTTGCCAGGCTGCAGAGCTCCAGCTGTGATGGTTCTCTCGGGCTGAAGTGGAAATAAGAGACCTGGGTGCTCCAAAGCTGCCAGGGGGCTGGGCTGAGACCAgtattatttatttgctattttaatttattgagtttctTTATGTCTTTGTTCTCTGTTCAGGgaagggggagcagcagcagcaccctccTGCTGTCtatctgttctgtctgtctgacttGGGCAGGGTGGGTCCAGAGCCCAGGTTCCCTCTGAGGACAGAGCCGTTGTGGGGCTGGGGACAGTGGGGAGCCGGCCAGTGGATGCAGCACTGGCAAGCTACTGTAAACTTTAAAAGAATTCCTGcaagatatttttataaactttcttttcttggttgtttttggAAAAGGGTGTGGGGCAGGGCTGCTGGGGCAGAGCTAGAGTTTGTGTTTCAGCTCCTTGCTCTTAGCtatttctatacacacacacatatatatatatatatatttaaagaacgACGTGGTTGGCTCTGTCCTGGGTTGTTTTATTACTACTTAGCAGCAGCTCCAGTTCCATATGAGGGCTCAGGGTACAGGTTGTCAGCCTGCACTGGCCAGCTATGCCTGCTGCCTAGAGGCACTGACCAGTACGTCTCTGCTGAACCAGGCTGAGGGTGATCTTGGTTTGGTGTCTGagtgagaagggagagaaggccCTGAACTGGCACCCTATTCATGCACAGGATGGCAGGGGTACCTTggggctttttttaaaaattaaaataaaaagttaaaaaaaaatcaaagccagaaATGGAGTTAGCAGTGTGCTCTGCAGTGGGCTCCTCCTGGAGGTGGCGAGGGCGAGGAGCCCACACCACTGCCTGCTGAAGCCCACTTTGCTTCCCTCATCTCCAGCTTCTGTCTGTGTTCCGTTCTGTCTGGCTAAGCCAGTCCCTCCCAGCGGGCCCACGGTGCCTGTCGTAGCagcaggaggggctggagggcagGTTTCATGCATGCCTTTTGCTCTTCCCCTCATGTACAGATTTTAATGCTTCTATTACATTCAACCACCACAGGCTGGGATTTCTATACATAGAACAAAATCAAACACCTGTAACATCATCAAAGCCACGCGGTACAAGTGGGAAGGGGCATATCTACGGAGTCAGGACACTGAAAGCAATACCTCTCGTTAGCCTTCCTCTTTTGTACTTTGGACACACGCGGACTCGCAGACATCACAGAAATGGACAAGCCCCATCTGGTGTAACCCCTGTAAAATAACTGTGAGCAACTTCAGTTCTGGAACAATAAATTCCTTCCGTAAAGACACATGACGCAAGGTCTCCGTCCGGGCCGGGCGGGCATGGGAAATGGCACAGGATGTCTGAAAGTGGCTCTTGTAACCAACTTGTACCTGTCTGGGCAGTGCTAAGGGAAGAGGTCCACCCCTGGAAGGGGGTCTATGTGGTAGGGTCAGTTAAACAGGCTGGAGTGTATCCCTAGGCTATCTTCCACCAGGGATGGGCTTCTGGTGAGAACCAGGTCTAGGGAATAAGTCTAGAAACAAAGGATAGCAAAGAGTTCTACTAGGAAGACAGTACTGACAGTGTGTTGTCTTCCTTGTGGCAGTTCCAACATTACCCCAGATATGCCTGGGGTCACCTAGCACTTGGGCTTTCTTTCTCCAGGAGGAGTCCTCACCATACTACCTGTGACCAGCCAGGGTTGCCCTGACCTTATCACCTCTCCACTGCTGTTAGATGCAGGACAAATCCAGGACAGGTCTAGCACCATGTCTTGAATGCCCAAGAGTCTGAGGCTGGACAGTCCTTAGGAGTCTGGTCCAAATGTCCATTCCATGAAGCTGTGCATTTCACAAAGTTGCTACACTGCCTAGTGGCAGGGTTCTATATAGCTCACTGACAGTGGGAGGCTGATGGTTCTCTGTGCCTTGTACTTGTAGGAGTTCGCAGCATCCCTAGCCTCTGCATAGTAGAGGCCAGCTGTCTCTGACACTACCATGTGTCTCCTGGGGGTAGAACAGCCCTAAATGCCACCCTGCCCTGAAGCTGAGGCCTAGCTAACACACAATCTTGGTGGAAAAGTCTAAGCCATTTTTGCTTAGCTTTGTTGTGAACCAAGCGGGGTAGCTCTGCAGACTGAAGCTCAAAATCCAAGGCAAAAAGCAATGAGGTAAAGCTAGGATCAACATTTGCTGAATTCTGGATGTCGATATACTCTCCAAAAGTGGGATACCCAGTAGGCACTTGGTATGGGAAAGGGACCAAGCTCCTATTGCAGCTTTTCTGTTAACTGTGAGATTAGGTCCAAGGGTACCTGATTATCTGGGTCTGGGCTCAGGGTGCTAAGATGCCTTGCATCTGGCATGCTGAGAGCCACAACCCACCCACCCTCTACCCAATCTTCCTCTAGCCTTGGTGGGCACTAAGACCAGCTTACTTCACAGACCCAGCAGCTTCCCATTGTACACTACTGCACCCCTAGGGCTCAGACAGGAACCTTCCACAATCTCAGTCCTGACACTAAGCTATCCTGAGTGTTCACAGTCAAAGCAAGCTTAGCCCATTAttcatataaaaaaacaaacaagctgtgcacagtggcacacgcctttaatcccagcactaaggaggcagaggcaggtggatttctgtgagttcgaggccagtctggtctacaaagagagttccaggacagccagggctacacagagaaaccctgtctgaaaaaaccaaaaacaaacaggaagaaactATGCACCAGACATGGCCTTTTGCAGTTCACAATGAGGATTAACCCACTGGTCTGCATACTCATCGAACTAAAatgaggacttaaaaaaaaaaggcctctaGAGACCTGTCTCAGGAGCTAAACTTGATTGGCCCAGCAGTAAGTGTGTAGGCAGGTAAAGAGGGTTACTCTGATGGGTGCTTCCTATCCCAATTGGTGAAGCAGAGAAGCACAGCCTGGTACCCTCAAGAGAtggtaaaaaattaaaactcaaccTCTATCCTAGGTGAGCCATCCTAGGTTTCATACTGCCTTCTGAGAGCAGAATGGCACAATTCCTTGGAGGGTGGGGCCCCAAAGTCCTACAGTCAGCTATACAAAGCGGGGCCCTGCCAACACCTTAATTTCAGCTCACTATGGATGGCCAGCCTGGCTGATGGCTTCTTGGTCAGGTGTCCTATTCTCCTGTGGCTCAATGCCCACCCCTCCACTGACAACACCATTCCATATCCACTAGCCTAGGTCTTCTGGTGATGTTTAGTAAAAAGCAAACAGCTGCAGTGCCAGAGGATGGGTGTAATGCCTGGGAAAGACAGCTGGACTGACAGGTGAAGGAGTGTTTCTACCTGGGGAGGCCCCCCTGGAGCTCCTGAGGTCCCCATTATCCCTTTGCCCATAGTCTCATCCCTGTCTTCCAAAcaggagctccaggctcagtcaCTGTGTTGTTTCTAGTTTTACTGTGCTGCCCCTCCCACTTAGGGAGGGGCCTGGGTCACCTCCATGTCTGTATCAGCTGACTTCATTCCACCTGTAACTTTGTCCTGTCAGCACTAGATACCATTCATAGGTTCCAGGGTGAGGACCTGTTTGATGTGAGAGGCATTATTCTATCCCAGTCTACCCACAGGCCCCACTTAGATTTTCATCCCATACATAAAATACTCACTACATCCCAAAGTCTCAACACATCCCAGTATAAAGCTAGGCCTCAAACCTCATTTAATTAGCTCAGAAGCCTCAAAATGTAGCCTTGAAGTCAAAGGAGGGTTCTAGGTGTGATGGTCCTAGTagtaatctttgtttttatttttgagacagaatttctctgtctaacagccctggctgtcctggacttgctttgtagaccaggctagccttaaactgacagtgatccgcctgtctctgcttcctgagtgatgagattaaaggtgtgcaccaccacgcccgacttccTAGCAGTAATCtttgtacacctgtaggccaacGAACAGACAAGGCCATGTACTCTCAGCCACAGAAGGACAAAGAGGAAGTCAGTGGTGGCATCCTCTATGGCTCAGGGGCCTAGGCCTGTACCCTGCCCTGTGTGTAGGAAAAATAACCACACTGCATTCATTAGCTTCTCACCTGAGCCTCCCTGGCTCAATAGCCTTTTGTTCCTCCCACCTCATGGCTTCTGATGAAATGCACTGTTCTCAGGACTTTCATCGGACTCCTGTGCCTCACAGGACTCAAACCCTGAGATAAAAGTCTTGTGCACAAGTTCTTCATACATAATCTGTGGTCTACTTTTCAGCTTTTGGCTAGAGGGCTGAccaacccaggctagcctttctGACTTGCTGAGGTCCAAACAAAGGATTTCCTGGGTTCTCTCTCTGGAGCATTTTCCTGGCAGTGAAACTTAAGTGTCATTTGTAATTCATATACCCTGAGTGTTCTCCAATAATTGTTAGCTCTGAGTCTATACCTCTTCATGGACCTACTCCATATATAGACAAGAACACCATGGCAGGGACAAAGAGGCAGCAAGGAGCCATCCATGTAGTAGAAAACCACACAGAACCTCCCTGTATATCTTGGAGCATAGAAACTAGGCCCAGAACACAGTCCAGCAGGTGGTAACCCTCACCTGGATATCCATCCTTCATAGATGGCCTTCCAAAGGCTCACACTGCCATGCGCTTGGAGGTCCTGCCACTGTCTCAGGTTCCACACAACAGTTCAAGCTAGAAACTCATCTTCCCAGCAGCCAGCCATAGACTCTGCACTGggcatcctcccctcccctgtgtagCCAGGACTATGGTAGCTGTTATCTGAGGGGCTCTGTCTGGAGTCTAGCTCCTGTACCTGGGAGCTGAGGACAGGTTAGTATTACTGAGCCAAGCTCTACTGTGCCCCTGCTGTCCCCTGCCCCCAGGACTCCCCACTGGCACTGTCAGCAAGCTGAGCCCCCACCCCCTGAGGTCCCTATAGCAGTCCCAGACATGCAGTTCCATGGACATCTATGCTGAGACAAGAGATGTGGTCAGCACCCAGGGACAGGCTTAGGCAGTCTGGTGGGTTCGAGTGCCAGGAACTGAGACAAAAGGCTTAGAGTTGGTTCAgggagggttttttgtttatttgtttggacAAGagctccctgtgtagccctagggtggcctcaaactcacaatctcCCTCCTTCAGTCTCAGAAGAACCCCTGTGGAGAGGCAgtaggaccaggctggctgtgaagaCTCCATGTACCCTGGAATTTTCTGGTAATCATTAGATAGGGACAGATGGCCACCAGAAGGCAGATGGGGTTGGTTCAGGTGCTAACAGAAGAGCCTCCAACCCCAAGTTCATCCTCCCAAGGGCTTCTGATGGTGCAGTAAGTGAAGAGAAAGGTCTGGTAGCCACAAATGCATTGCACAGACTGAACCAGAGGGCCAGGCAGACACCAAACCCCAGGAAGGCCCCACAATTTAAAAGGAACCTGTCAAGGGGGCTGAGCATCCCAGGAATCAACCACCAAAGCCACTGGTGCAAGTCAGCAGGCACAGAAAACTGGTTGCCAGAATCCAAAGATCTGAGTTTGTTGTCTGTGAGGGACCAAGCCATAATCATGCGTGGCTCCCTTTCCTGGTACTTGGGCCCCGGGCCAGCTccagacttgaactcaggtccatgCCCACCTAGACAGCAGGTTGCCTGCTCCTGGGCCCCCAATGTTGAGCCTGAGCCAACTCTACAGGACTGAAGGCCTCCATCTTCACTCAAGTCAAGGCATAGCCAGTGAGGATAAGGTCAAGGCGCTTGCACTTTCCCTACCCAAGAACCTCAGAACATTATGAAACAGCAGGCTGAGAGGACACAGGCTCTGACCTGAgagaattctttttattatatctgAACAGATGAACTAAAGCAGATTCTGCCTTTCACTGACAGCCCTGTCTTCACACAGGACCTCAGAGGGGTCCTGGTGCTGCCCTGGCCCCTATGCAAAATGGGACCTCCTTGGGCACTGAGGAGGCAGCAAGAAGGGGTTGATAGGAGCAAGCAGCAGATGTGGGCCCTCCTGGGTCATCCCAGGCCTCTCTACCCCAGAGACTCTGAGCTAAAGTCCAGGCAAGGGCTAGGGAGAAAAGCTGCAGGGTGGGCCTCTGTAAAAGCCCATCCCCAAAGCACAGCAGAACTCCAGGTCTGCAGGGCAAGCCCCGTAAGGGGGAGACACCTCTCATAAGGTGCTTCTTTCAAAGCCACAGAGCCCTTTCccccagagggaaggagagggcaaGAGCCATATGGAAGACCCAAGAAAGGAAAACCCcacagaagaaaaatcaaaacatcagtccaataaatgtttgttgaatgaatgaatgactccAAAGGCTCTTCACTACAAACAGCACTCATCCATCCAACAGGGAAGTCAGGAAACACGTCTTGCTCCAGCGGCATCCATGGAGCCCACACTCCGAGCAGCCCGGGCCCTCAGACCTTGCCATCAGCACGCCGgggcatgtgtgcgcacacactgATACACAGTTGTCTCTTTGCACATGTGCACCCATCTGGCCCTGGAGGCTCATCTCTCCTTCACGTGGTTCTGTGCTCCGGCAACTCCACTGCTGGCCCCATCCCCAGTGGCACCACTGCTACCTGGGCTGCTGCACAGCACCTCGGTGAGGTCGTCCATGACAGCGGTTTCTTTGGGGTCAAGCAGGTTGAACTCTCTGGCGAAGAGGATGAAGTGCACGTACAGTGTATTCAAGTGTCCGTGCAGCTCAAGGGCCAGGGTCTCCTTGAAGTGGGCCCAGTAGATGTGGCCCAATACGTGAAACAGATACTTGCAGATCTTCTTCACCAAGGACTCGAAGGAGCTGGGGAATTCTCTGCCTAGGGGGAGGCCACATGTCATAGACCTGCAAGGAGGCCCGTCTCCTACAACTAGGCTTCCCTGGATGGGCCTTAAGTGCTCGTACCTGCTACCACTCCTCCAAAGAGTTCCCAGCAACCTCTCCCCCAGGGTGGCAATTGCCTAGAGTAACAGGTGCTGGCTGAGCCATGCTGGTCACCTGCACAGCAAAGAATATGTGATAGGCACTCAGGCTCCATGTACTTCCTCCAGTAGACACCCCAGGGctatctgtagaccaggtaggGAGTGGCAACAAGCACATAGGAATACCTGTAAGCCAGTGCTGCCCCCTTTGTTGCTCAAGATGAGTTTTAAGCCCCCATCAGGACCTTCACAGGTCTGTAAACACCAACCTCAGCAAGATGGACTGTGATGGCTTCATTGTGCAGAGCTGGTAGCAGGGCCAAAGGGGGCCAAGTGGTGGGTCCCAGAATGTAGGTGGACATTTGACCCAAGCTAGGCTGATCTCTTCAGTGGGAACCTTCCTCCCTTCTTAGCCCAGGTCCACCATGCCAAATGGTGCTAGAGTCATCAAACTGTAGCTCTTCTAGACCCCACTTGCAATCAATCATACCCCAAGACTCTCTAGCCTA is a window of Acomys russatus chromosome 5, mAcoRus1.1, whole genome shotgun sequence DNA encoding:
- the Mob2 gene encoding MOB kinase activator 2 isoform X3; protein product: MDWLMGKSKAKPNGKKPATEEKKVYLEPEHTKSRITDFEFKELVVLPREIDLNEWLASNTTTFFHHINLQYSTISEFCTGETCQTMAVCNTQYYWYDERGKKVKCTAPQYVDFVMSSVQKLVTDEDVFPTKYGDQHGSASTCYSRQLPPWGRGCWELFGGVVAGREFPSSFESLVKKICKYLFHVLGHIYWAHFKETLALELHGHLNTLYVHFILFAREFNLLDPKETAVMDDLTEVLCSSPGSSGATGDGASSGVAGAQNHVKER